In one window of Ovis aries strain OAR_USU_Benz2616 breed Rambouillet chromosome 5, ARS-UI_Ramb_v3.0, whole genome shotgun sequence DNA:
- the GARIN3 gene encoding Golgi-associated RAB2 interactor protein 3 — translation MSSECLLPYYTANSYRSMGVFNTSMGDLQRQLYKGGEYDIFKYAPMFESDFIQISKKGEVIDVHNRVRMVTVGIASTSPILPLPDVMLLARPTKVCEEHVRHARTTKGRGRKPTKTLELTRLLPLKFVKISIHDREKQQLRLKLATGRTFYLQLCPSSDAREDLFCYWEKLVYLLRPPVESCSSTPTLQTGDARILEGDKSLLTAELHRERDHDAVGIHKLGDVSGASSCAYVGGEGAYHAPHGSTTSLKSTEGGAAGTTSGLAIAGTTTSSGGGVAVAGVGAGSVGGAVSLAATRSSSTSQVSTTLAGAATKGSGESGSGKATVGAASISSEGTNLVLAGAASTSSTGVDSADSSMSVVFAGAATTGKAAAASAEGRVVAPLVSTLQSEGYMSERDGSQKVSHPRDETRKEKKERREKKDKSSSRKSSRHRRTGEGHHRTGGDKTRKSSSHRSVSGHGNKRDDKKEKGQSGTRGKGHSPHKSGSHSSSGKEGRTARKPGKSRSSTSSGTLNKRSSKISTFFRSFRVIPGSKPMVGHDREVDFVAKTVEKRNVEAKVEKAPVGEDVEIHGTVTSETMETIIIETKSV, via the exons ATGAGCAGTGAGTGTTTGTTACCTTATTACACGGCCAACAGCTACCGTTCAATGGGTGTGTTCAATACCTCCATGGGGGACCTGCAACGACAACTGTACAAGGGAGGAGAGTATGACATTTTCAAGTATGCACCCATGTTTGAAAGTGACTTTATCCAGATCAGCAAGAAAGGAGAGGTGATTGACGTCCACAACCGCGTCCGAATGGTGACTGTGGGCATTGCATCCACCAGCCCTATCCTCCCACTACCTGATGTCATGCTCCTGGCCCGACCAACTAAAGTCTGTGAAGAGCATGTCAGACACGCCCGGACCACCAAGGGGAGAGGTCGCAAGCCCACGAAGACCCTAGAGCTCACCAGGTTGCTTCCCTTGAAGTTTGTCAAGATCTCCATCCATGACCGTGAGAAACAACAGTTGCGCCTGAAGCTTGCCACTGGCCGTACTTTTTATTTGCAGCTGTGCCCCTCTTCTGATGCTCGAGAAGACCTCTTTTGCTATTGGGAAAAGCTTGTCTATCTCCTGAGACCACCGGTAGAGAGTTGCAGCAGTACCCCGACGCTCCAAACTGGAGATGCGAGAATTCTGGAGGGTGACAAAAGCCTATTG ACCGCAGAGCTCCATAGAGAAAGGGATCATGACGCTGTGGGGATTCACAAGCTTGGTGATGTGTCGGGAGCCTCGTCTTGTGCTTATGTTGGTGGAGAGGGAGCCTATCATGCCCCCCATGGCTCAACTACATCCTTGAAAAGTACTGAAGGAGGAGCGGCAGGGACAACCTCGGGCCTGGCCATAGCAGGGACAACAACAAGCTCTGGAGGAGGCGTGGCAGTTGCAGGGGTGGGAGCAGGCTCTGTAGGAGGGGCTGTGAGCTTGGCTGCAACTAGGAGCAGCAGCACCAGCCAGGTGAGCACCACCTTGGCAGGAGCTGCCACCAAGGGTTCAGGAGAAAGTGGATCCGGCAAGGCCACTGTAGGTGCTGCCAGTATATCCTCAGAGGGCACGAACCTGGTCTTGGCGGGTGCTGCCAGCACATCCTCGACGGGGGTGGACAGTGCAGACAGCAGCATGAGCGTGGTGTTTGCAGGAGCAGCGACGACTGGCAAGGCTGCTGCTGCAAGTGCTGAAGGCCGGGTTGTAGCCCCCCTGGTCTCCACCTTGCAGAGTGAAGGCTACATGTCTGAACGAGATGGAAGCCAGAAGGTCTCCCACCCCAGGGATGAAACtcggaaggaaaaaaaggaaagaagggaaaagaaggacAAGTCTTCATCTAGGAAAAGTTCCCGTCACCGCAGAACAGGGGAAGGTCATCACAGGACAGGAGGGGACAAGACCCGGAAGTCATCCTCCCACCGGTCCGTATCAGGCCATGGAAACAAGAGagatgacaaaaaagaaaaagggcagAGTGGCACCAGGGGCAAAGGACACAGCCCTCACAAGAGTGGCAGCCATAGCTCATCTGGCAAGGAGGGAAGGACAGCTCGCAAACCGGGGAAAAGCAGGTCCAGCACCAGTTCAGGGACTTTAAATAAGAGATCCAGTAAGATCAGCACTTTCTTCAGAAGCTTCAGAGTCATTCCTGGTTCAAAACCAATggtcggacatgacagagaggTAGACTTTGTGGCTAAGACGGTAGAGAAACGCAACGTAGAGGCCAAGGTGGAGAAAGCCCCGGTTGGTGAGGACGTGGAGATCCATGGAACTGTGACATCAGAGACGATGGAGACCATCATCATTGAAACAAAATCTGTTTAA